From one Catenuloplanes nepalensis genomic stretch:
- a CDS encoding valine--tRNA ligase yields the protein MTDTTDARTSPTTELPSQYAPAEVEQRRYESWVSNGYFTADARSDKPPFAIVIPPPNVTGSLHVGHALDHTIQDAIIRRKRMQGFETLWLPGMDHAGIATQNVVERQLAASGQSRHDLGREAFVERVWQWKAESGGAILGQMRRLGDSVDWSRERFTMDEGLSRAVQTIFKKLYDDGLIYRANRIINWCPRCLTALSDIEVEHSDDDGELVSIRYGEGENAIVVATTRAETMLGDTAVAVHPDDERYKHLVGTEVELPLTGRRIPIVADEHVDPSFGTGAVKVTPAHDPNDFEIGQRHSLPSLTIMDERGVISAHGPFQGLDRFEARPAIVAALRAEGRIVAEKRPYVHAVGHCSRCKTTVEPRLSLQWFVNTTPLAQAAGDAVRDGRVRIEPPELAKRYFAWVDNMHDWCISRQLWWGHRIPVWYGPAGEIVCVGPDEEPPSGEGWTQDEDVLDTWFSSGLWPFSTLGWPERTPELEKFYPTSVLVTGYDILFFWVARMMMFGLYAMDGKQPFDVVALHGMVRDQYGKKMSKSFGNVVDPLDWIDRFGADATRFALARGANPGSDVAVSEEWTQGSRNFNNKLWNATRFALLNGATIEGGLPTDLSTVDRWILSRLHHVIGEVDAQFEAFEFAKVCDTLYHFAWDDVCDWYVELAKPVLQAGGPAADATRRVLGEVLDKLLKLLHPIVPFVTEELWLALTGGETIVRAPWPVAVPARIDDAAEGELATLQKVVTEIRRFRSDQGVKPTQRVTARLAGLDTAGIAAHESLIRSLARLNAADGDFAASATLAVSDQVTVELDTRGTIDVKAERARLEKDRAAAAKEQAQCQAKLGNEAFVGKAPEAVVAKIKDRLAAAEADLARIAAALDALPAA from the coding sequence GTGACCGATACGACGGATGCCCGCACGAGCCCGACCACCGAACTCCCCAGCCAGTACGCGCCGGCTGAGGTAGAGCAGCGGCGGTACGAGTCGTGGGTGTCCAACGGGTACTTCACGGCGGACGCGCGTAGTGACAAGCCGCCGTTCGCCATCGTCATCCCGCCGCCGAACGTGACCGGTTCGCTGCACGTCGGCCACGCGTTGGACCACACCATCCAGGACGCGATCATCCGCCGGAAGCGGATGCAGGGCTTCGAGACGCTGTGGCTGCCCGGCATGGACCACGCCGGCATCGCCACCCAGAACGTGGTGGAGCGCCAGCTCGCCGCGAGCGGCCAGTCCCGCCACGACCTGGGCCGCGAGGCCTTCGTCGAGCGCGTCTGGCAGTGGAAGGCGGAGTCCGGCGGCGCGATCCTCGGCCAGATGCGCCGGCTCGGTGACTCCGTCGACTGGAGCCGCGAGCGGTTCACCATGGACGAGGGCCTGTCCCGTGCGGTCCAGACCATCTTCAAGAAGCTCTACGACGACGGCTTGATCTACCGCGCGAACCGGATCATCAACTGGTGCCCGCGCTGCCTCACCGCGCTCTCCGACATCGAGGTCGAGCACAGCGACGACGACGGCGAGCTGGTCTCGATCCGCTACGGCGAGGGCGAGAACGCGATCGTGGTCGCCACCACGCGCGCCGAGACGATGCTGGGCGACACCGCGGTCGCGGTCCACCCGGACGACGAGCGTTACAAGCACCTGGTGGGTACGGAGGTGGAGCTTCCGCTCACCGGCCGGCGCATCCCGATCGTGGCGGACGAGCACGTCGACCCGAGCTTCGGCACCGGTGCGGTGAAGGTGACGCCGGCCCACGACCCGAACGACTTCGAGATCGGCCAGCGGCACTCGCTGCCCAGCCTGACCATCATGGACGAGCGCGGCGTGATCTCCGCACACGGGCCGTTCCAGGGACTGGACCGGTTCGAGGCCCGCCCCGCGATCGTGGCCGCGCTGCGCGCCGAGGGCCGGATCGTCGCGGAGAAGCGCCCGTACGTACACGCGGTCGGTCATTGTTCTCGGTGTAAGACGACCGTGGAGCCGCGCCTGTCGCTGCAGTGGTTCGTGAACACCACGCCGTTGGCGCAGGCCGCCGGGGACGCGGTGCGCGACGGCCGGGTCCGGATCGAGCCGCCGGAGCTGGCCAAGCGCTACTTCGCCTGGGTCGACAACATGCACGACTGGTGCATCTCGCGTCAGCTGTGGTGGGGCCACCGCATCCCGGTGTGGTACGGCCCGGCCGGCGAGATCGTCTGTGTCGGCCCGGACGAGGAGCCGCCGTCCGGCGAGGGCTGGACCCAGGACGAGGACGTGCTCGACACCTGGTTCTCCTCCGGCCTGTGGCCGTTCTCCACGCTCGGCTGGCCGGAGCGCACGCCCGAGCTGGAGAAGTTCTACCCGACGTCCGTGCTGGTCACCGGCTACGACATCCTGTTCTTCTGGGTCGCCCGGATGATGATGTTCGGGCTCTATGCCATGGATGGCAAGCAGCCGTTCGACGTCGTGGCGCTGCACGGCATGGTCCGCGACCAGTACGGCAAGAAGATGTCGAAGTCGTTCGGCAACGTGGTCGACCCGCTGGACTGGATCGACCGGTTCGGCGCGGACGCGACCCGTTTCGCGCTTGCCCGCGGCGCCAACCCGGGCTCGGACGTCGCGGTCTCCGAGGAGTGGACCCAGGGCTCCCGGAACTTCAACAACAAGCTGTGGAACGCGACCCGGTTCGCGCTGCTCAACGGCGCGACCATCGAGGGCGGCCTGCCCACCGATCTGTCCACCGTGGACCGCTGGATCCTGTCCCGGCTGCACCACGTGATCGGCGAGGTCGACGCGCAGTTCGAGGCGTTCGAGTTCGCGAAGGTGTGTGACACGCTCTACCACTTCGCCTGGGACGACGTCTGCGACTGGTACGTCGAGCTGGCCAAGCCGGTCCTCCAGGCCGGCGGCCCGGCCGCGGACGCGACCCGCCGGGTGCTCGGCGAGGTGCTGGACAAGCTGCTCAAGCTGCTGCACCCGATCGTGCCGTTCGTGACCGAGGAGCTGTGGCTGGCGCTGACCGGCGGTGAGACGATCGTGCGGGCCCCGTGGCCGGTCGCGGTCCCGGCGCGCATCGACGACGCGGCCGAGGGCGAGCTGGCCACGCTGCAGAAGGTGGTCACCGAGATCCGCCGGTTCCGCTCCGACCAGGGCGTGAAGCCGACCCAGCGGGTCACGGCGCGGCTGGCCGGCCTGGACACGGCCGGGATCGCGGCGCACGAGTCGCTGATCCGCTCGCTGGCCCGGCTGAACGCGGCCGACGGCGACTTCGCGGCCTCGGCGACGCTGGCCGTCTCCGACCAGGTGACCGTGGAGCTGGACACGCGCGGCACGATCGACGTGAAGGCGGAGCGGGCGCGGCTGGAGAAGGACCGGGCCGCCGCGGCCAAGGAGCAGGCGCAGTGCCAGGCGAAGCTCGGCAACGAGGCCTTCGTCGGCAAGGCACCGGAGGCGGTAGTGGCGAAGATCAAGGACCGTCTCGCCGCGGCCGAGGCAGACTTGGCCCGGATCGCGGCGGCGCTCGACGCGCTGCCCGCGGCATAA
- a CDS encoding bifunctional folylpolyglutamate synthase/dihydrofolate synthase, with translation MSSYQEAVAALDGRGFTRMEFDLGKIEDLLDVLGSPQRAYPSIHLTGTNGKTSTARMIDSLLRAYGLHTGRYTSPHLESVRERISLDGEPVSEERFAAIYTEVEPLAELIDARAAEPLTYFDMTTALAFATFADAPVDVAVVEVGLGGEEDATNVIQAGVVVITPIGLDHQEFLGDTIEDIALAKSGIIHPGSTVITAVQDEEAARPLLQRCADVGATLAREGAEFRVIERAVALGGQVVNLQGLGARYDEVFIPLHGEHQAQNAALALAAVEAFLGAGNAKELNEEIVREGFANVDSPGRLERVRHAPTILVDGAHNPHGMKATVKAVEDEFMFRNLVGVVAMLADKDVEGVLELLEPVISELIITRNSSPRCMPPEQLAVIADEIFGEDRVHVLPEMPDAIERAVELAESDTEGGMSGVGVLITGSMVTVADARALLKR, from the coding sequence ATGAGCAGTTATCAAGAGGCGGTGGCCGCGCTCGATGGGCGCGGCTTCACCCGCATGGAGTTCGACCTCGGCAAGATCGAGGATCTGCTCGACGTGCTCGGGAGCCCGCAGCGGGCGTACCCGTCGATCCACCTGACCGGGACGAACGGCAAGACGTCGACGGCCCGGATGATCGACTCGCTGCTGCGGGCGTACGGGCTGCACACCGGCCGGTACACCAGCCCGCACCTGGAGTCGGTGCGCGAGCGGATCAGCCTGGACGGCGAGCCGGTCTCCGAGGAGCGGTTCGCGGCGATCTACACCGAGGTCGAGCCGCTGGCCGAGCTGATCGACGCCCGGGCCGCGGAGCCGCTGACCTACTTCGACATGACCACGGCGCTGGCGTTCGCGACTTTCGCGGACGCGCCGGTCGACGTGGCCGTGGTCGAGGTCGGGCTCGGCGGAGAGGAGGACGCCACCAACGTCATCCAGGCCGGCGTCGTCGTGATCACCCCGATCGGACTGGATCACCAGGAGTTCCTCGGCGACACGATCGAGGACATCGCGCTGGCCAAGTCCGGCATCATCCACCCCGGTTCCACGGTCATCACCGCGGTGCAGGACGAAGAGGCGGCCCGCCCGCTGCTGCAGCGTTGTGCGGACGTCGGCGCGACACTCGCCCGCGAGGGCGCGGAGTTCCGCGTGATCGAGCGGGCCGTCGCGCTCGGCGGCCAGGTGGTGAACCTCCAGGGCCTCGGCGCCCGGTACGACGAGGTCTTCATCCCGCTGCACGGCGAGCACCAGGCGCAGAACGCGGCGCTGGCGCTCGCGGCCGTCGAGGCGTTCCTCGGCGCCGGCAACGCCAAGGAGCTGAACGAGGAGATCGTCCGCGAGGGCTTCGCGAACGTCGACTCGCCCGGCCGCCTGGAGCGGGTCCGGCACGCGCCGACGATCCTGGTCGACGGCGCGCACAACCCGCACGGCATGAAAGCGACGGTCAAGGCCGTCGAGGACGAGTTCATGTTCCGGAACCTCGTCGGCGTGGTCGCCATGCTCGCGGACAAGGACGTCGAGGGCGTGCTGGAGCTGCTGGAACCGGTCATCTCCGAGCTGATCATCACGCGGAACTCGTCGCCCCGGTGCATGCCGCCGGAGCAGCTGGCCGTCATCGCGGACGAGATCTTCGGCGAGGACCGGGTGCACGTGCTGCCGGAGATGCCGGACGCGATCGAGCGCGCGGTCGAGCTGGCCGAGTCCGACACCGAGGGCGGCATGAGCGGCGTCGGCGTGCTGATCACCGGCTCGATGGTGACGGTCGCGGACGCCCGGGCACTGCTGAAGCGATGA
- a CDS encoding DUF4233 domain-containing protein — translation MSDPDRKPSGLRNPEGAVRGLGAGTLIMEAVILLLAIQPIRLLGGDLGPIAIGLVITLTVAAIALAGLMRRPWAWHGGSALQIALLAGGFLHWSLTALGVIFGLVWLYALHVRKTILS, via the coding sequence ATGAGCGATCCCGACCGCAAGCCCTCCGGGCTGCGCAACCCGGAGGGCGCGGTGCGCGGCCTCGGCGCCGGCACCCTGATCATGGAAGCCGTCATCCTGCTGCTGGCGATCCAGCCGATCCGGCTGCTCGGCGGCGACCTCGGCCCGATCGCGATCGGCCTGGTCATCACGCTGACCGTGGCCGCGATCGCGCTGGCCGGCCTGATGCGCCGGCCGTGGGCGTGGCACGGCGGCAGCGCGCTGCAGATCGCGTTGCTGGCCGGCGGGTTCCTGCACTGGTCGCTGACCGCACTTGGCGTCATCTTCGGCCTGGTCTGGCTCTACGCACTGCACGTCCGCAAGACCATCCTGTCGTAG